One stretch of Elstera cyanobacteriorum DNA includes these proteins:
- a CDS encoding M16 family metallopeptidase, which translates to MIRALLRSLLICLLLPGAALAVDPPKVTIESVTSPGGITAWLWRDETVPVISIQAAARGGSRLDPKPGVSRLMNALTGTTAGNYDPVGFVRQFESLSASLAINRTPAYDQISIRMIRDKRDDSADLIALSLTQRVIPDAAILQGRTTLKRQLQADQRQPGVRAEQTLAALFLGDQVPMITTPLLPRVDDITRDDMMAVSRDRLTRANLSVAVAGAISPAELAPLLDRLFGKLPPGEVAPPLPTFPERPQPGFYHVPVPGAPQSSLVTVLPGLDRRDADFWPAAILEHVLGGATFTSRLKIELREKRGMVYSTGSALRYGGLRPTWVTTAAMAPGRVAEAIAITKRLWAELRDGGITQDELDAARDYYLGASIVSLTSTGAMADFVGRLQLDGLPPTYYDDRRALLAGLTLERVNAAAKRLIDPDALVIIAAGETTPDLPPSLPLPPGF; encoded by the coding sequence ATGATCCGCGCTCTGCTCCGCTCGCTGCTGATCTGCCTGCTGCTGCCGGGGGCCGCGCTGGCGGTCGATCCGCCGAAGGTGACAATCGAAAGCGTGACTAGCCCTGGCGGCATTACCGCGTGGCTGTGGCGTGACGAGACGGTGCCGGTAATTTCCATCCAAGCGGCAGCGCGGGGCGGCTCCCGTCTCGATCCGAAGCCGGGGGTCAGCCGCCTGATGAATGCGTTAACCGGAACGACGGCGGGGAATTACGATCCGGTTGGCTTCGTCCGGCAGTTTGAAAGCCTATCGGCCAGCCTGGCGATCAATCGTACCCCGGCCTACGATCAGATTTCGATCCGCATGATCCGCGATAAGCGCGACGATAGCGCCGATTTGATTGCGCTATCCTTAACCCAGCGGGTCATTCCCGACGCGGCCATTCTGCAGGGCCGCACGACCCTCAAGCGCCAACTGCAAGCCGATCAACGGCAGCCGGGCGTGCGGGCGGAACAGACGCTGGCGGCGCTGTTTCTGGGCGACCAGGTGCCGATGATCACCACGCCGCTGCTGCCCCGTGTCGATGACATTACCCGCGACGATATGATGGCCGTTAGCCGCGACCGGCTAACCCGGGCCAATCTATCGGTGGCGGTAGCCGGGGCGATTAGCCCGGCGGAGTTGGCCCCGCTGTTGGATCGGCTGTTCGGCAAGCTTCCGCCCGGGGAAGTCGCCCCACCGCTGCCGACTTTCCCTGAGCGACCGCAGCCGGGGTTTTATCACGTTCCCGTGCCGGGGGCACCGCAGAGCAGCCTGGTGACCGTGCTGCCCGGCCTTGACCGTCGGGATGCCGATTTCTGGCCAGCCGCGATCCTGGAGCATGTTCTGGGCGGGGCGACCTTCACCTCGCGTCTCAAGATCGAACTACGCGAAAAGCGCGGCATGGTCTATTCCACCGGGTCCGCGTTACGCTACGGCGGTTTGCGCCCAACGTGGGTCACGACGGCGGCAATGGCACCCGGGCGGGTGGCAGAAGCTATTGCGATCACCAAGCGCCTGTGGGCGGAACTGCGCGACGGCGGGATCACCCAGGACGAATTAGACGCGGCGCGGGATTACTACCTCGGCGCCTCTATCGTCAGCCTCACCTCGACGGGGGCAATGGCCGATTTCGTTGGGCGCTTGCAACTCGACGGGCTGCCGCCGACCTATTACGATGACCGCCGCGCGCTGCTGGCAGGCCTTACCCTGGAGCGGGTGAACGCCGCCGCCAAACGCCTGATCGATCCCGACGCGCTGGTGATCATCGCCGCCGGGGAGACCACGCCCGATCTGCCGCCGTCTTTGCCGTTACCGCCAGGATTCTGA
- a CDS encoding M16 family metallopeptidase: MRPIAATIAVLILAPPLWAADLAKTRWGVETATLANGLEVIVVPQQRMPAIHHLLMYKVGSTEEEPGKTGLAHYLEHLMFKGTEKTPPGAFDALVNRHGGRQNAFTSADYTGYFQTMPRDQLGAMMALEADRMAGLKLSEANSRPELSVVLEERNQRVNAPPGGRLSEKAAAALFPDHPYGRPVIGWEADIKTLTYQDALAFHARWYAPNNAVLIVAGDTDLSEVLRLADATYGRVTARALPPRVALPIPAAPTDRKLTEVSARAPTPAWSARAIGPSLSTVSPDEAAAMAVLIDGFGQGLGSRLDRTLVNEQRLAQQALAGVDLSRRGPGQIFLSASPAPGVDLDRLETAFLAEVGRVQREGLSETEVNRAIERLTNGEAFERDSLTGLANSLGRAKMIGRTPDDVAADDDRIRRVTPAEVRQSAARWFNPAAFVITHLLPKAAP, encoded by the coding sequence TTGCGTCCGATTGCCGCCACCATTGCCGTTTTGATCCTCGCCCCGCCGCTCTGGGCCGCCGACCTCGCGAAAACCCGTTGGGGGGTTGAAACCGCCACCCTTGCCAATGGGCTTGAGGTGATCGTCGTTCCGCAGCAGCGGATGCCGGCGATCCATCATTTGCTGATGTATAAGGTGGGCAGTACGGAGGAGGAACCGGGCAAGACCGGCCTTGCCCATTATCTTGAGCATCTGATGTTCAAGGGCACGGAAAAAACGCCCCCCGGTGCCTTCGATGCGCTGGTCAATCGCCACGGCGGGCGGCAGAACGCCTTCACCAGTGCCGACTATACCGGCTATTTCCAAACCATGCCGCGCGACCAATTGGGCGCGATGATGGCGCTGGAGGCCGACCGCATGGCCGGGCTGAAACTGTCGGAGGCCAATAGTCGCCCAGAGCTGTCGGTGGTGCTCGAAGAGCGCAATCAGCGCGTCAATGCGCCCCCCGGCGGTCGCTTGTCGGAAAAAGCGGCGGCGGCGCTGTTTCCCGATCATCCCTATGGTCGCCCGGTCATCGGCTGGGAAGCCGATATTAAGACCCTGACCTATCAGGACGCCCTGGCCTTTCATGCCCGTTGGTACGCGCCGAACAATGCCGTGTTGATCGTGGCGGGCGATACCGATCTGTCCGAAGTGCTGCGCTTGGCCGATGCGACCTATGGCCGGGTGACGGCCCGCGCGCTGCCGCCGCGGGTGGCCTTGCCCATCCCCGCCGCGCCAACCGACCGTAAACTGACGGAAGTATCCGCCCGTGCCCCAACGCCAGCCTGGTCAGCCCGGGCGATTGGCCCCTCGCTCAGCACGGTTTCCCCGGACGAGGCGGCGGCGATGGCGGTTTTGATCGATGGGTTCGGTCAGGGCTTGGGCAGCCGGCTCGACCGGACCTTGGTCAATGAGCAGCGCTTGGCGCAGCAGGCTTTGGCGGGCGTAGACCTGTCGCGCCGGGGACCGGGACAGATTTTCCTATCAGCGTCGCCGGCGCCGGGCGTCGATCTCGACCGGCTGGAAACCGCCTTTCTCGCGGAAGTGGGCCGGGTCCAGCGGGAGGGGTTGAGCGAGACGGAGGTGAACCGCGCCATTGAACGGCTGACCAACGGCGAGGCGTTCGAGCGCGACTCACTCACCGGTTTGGCCAATAGTCTCGGGCGGGCCAAAATGATTGGTCGTACGCCGGATGATGTGGCGGCAGACGACGACCGCATCCGCCGCGTCACCCCCGCCGAGGTTCGGCAGAGTGCCGCACGCTGGTTCAACCCGGCGGCCTTCGTCATTACCCATCTGCTACCGAAGGCTGCGCCATGA